A portion of the Krasilnikovia cinnamomea genome contains these proteins:
- the panC gene encoding pantoate--beta-alanine ligase, with the protein MTELVHTRAELEAARKALPGTVAVVMTMGALHEGHRELMRTARSNADHVIVTIFVNPLQFGPNEDYDRYPRTLDADLEACRAEGVDLVFAPAREEMYPGGQPSVTLEAGPLGTILEGASRPGHFAGMLTVVCKLLLLTRAHLAFFGEKDYQQLALITRMVRDLDIAVDIRGVPTVREPDGLALSSRNRYLSAEQRAAALALSRALRAGAAHTEAEAALAAATAILANSTGVQLDYLALTDPELGPAPAHGPARLLVAARVGNTRLIDNVPLQLEIAA; encoded by the coding sequence GTGACGGAGCTGGTGCACACCCGCGCCGAGCTGGAGGCAGCCCGCAAGGCGCTGCCCGGCACGGTCGCCGTGGTCATGACGATGGGCGCGCTGCACGAGGGGCATCGCGAGCTGATGCGGACCGCGCGGAGCAACGCCGACCACGTCATCGTGACGATCTTCGTGAACCCGCTGCAGTTCGGCCCGAACGAGGACTACGACCGCTACCCGCGCACGCTCGACGCCGACCTGGAGGCGTGCCGCGCCGAGGGGGTCGACCTGGTGTTCGCCCCGGCCCGCGAGGAGATGTACCCCGGCGGCCAGCCGTCCGTGACCCTGGAGGCGGGCCCGCTCGGCACGATCCTGGAGGGCGCCAGCCGCCCCGGCCACTTCGCCGGGATGCTCACGGTGGTCTGCAAGCTGCTCCTGCTGACCCGGGCCCACCTGGCTTTCTTCGGCGAGAAGGACTACCAGCAGCTCGCGCTGATCACCCGCATGGTCCGCGACCTCGACATCGCCGTCGACATCCGCGGGGTGCCGACCGTCCGCGAGCCCGACGGCCTCGCGCTGTCCAGCCGCAACCGCTACCTCTCGGCCGAGCAGCGTGCGGCCGCGCTCGCGCTCTCGCGCGCGCTGCGGGCCGGCGCCGCGCACACCGAGGCCGAGGCCGCACTCGCTGCGGCGACGGCGATCCTGGCCAACAGTACGGGCGTACAGCTCGACTATCTTGCCCTCACCGACCCGGAGCTGGGGCCCGCCCCGGCGCACGGACCAGCCCGGCTGCTCGTGGCAGCCCGGGTAGGCAACACCCGCCTGATCGACAACGTTCCGCTCCAGCTGGAGATTGCCGCATGA
- the panD gene encoding aspartate 1-decarboxylase, translating to MLRTMLKSKIHRATVTQADLHYVGSVTVDADLLDAADLLPGEQVAIVDVTNGARLETYVIPGERGTGVIGINGAAAHLVHPGDLVILISYGQMDTEAARAYEPRIVHVDAQNKIISLDADPAAAVPGMADDLVRGDLTLSRA from the coding sequence ATGCTGCGCACGATGCTCAAGTCGAAGATCCACCGGGCCACCGTGACCCAGGCCGACCTGCATTACGTCGGCTCGGTGACCGTGGATGCCGACCTGCTGGACGCGGCCGACCTGCTCCCCGGTGAGCAGGTCGCGATCGTGGACGTGACCAACGGGGCGCGCCTGGAGACGTACGTGATCCCGGGCGAGCGCGGCACCGGCGTGATCGGCATCAACGGCGCCGCCGCCCACCTGGTGCACCCCGGCGACCTGGTCATCCTGATCTCGTACGGGCAGATGGACACGGAGGCGGCCCGGGCCTACGAGCCGCGGATCGTGCACGTCGACGCGCAGAACAAGATCATCTCTCTGGACGCCGACCCGGCGGCCGCGGTGCCCGGCATGGCCGACGACCTGGTCCGCGGCGACCTCACCCTGTCCCGCGCCTGA
- a CDS encoding septum formation family protein, protein MRRRLRTRLGGLAAVGLAVLALGAGCGLPEGVDGNLTDDWAAIAAPTGFTPVAATCHAAAYAPVGSRSAYEQVDCAESHRSETVYVGTYPDSAAPPEAASAAAQQAYRTCDLKTAPYVGGPWRTARLWIGVTHPSAAAWTGGARWFRCELAEVSSVEDGGGAVPRVGSLKGALAQPGSPLLLTCYAVKLDAAGAIDSMPAAPCTAKHNAEFVGIWNAGTLPYPKTDAQWAKFHSGCRSVIASYAGVPNDADQQYRTGVVSLPGGADVWALGDHAVRCYAWVDGATLTSSVKGRGNAGLPILYK, encoded by the coding sequence ATGCGGCGCCGCCTTCGTACCCGCCTCGGCGGGCTGGCCGCCGTGGGCCTGGCCGTGCTGGCTCTCGGCGCGGGCTGTGGCCTGCCGGAGGGCGTTGACGGCAATCTCACGGACGACTGGGCCGCGATCGCGGCGCCCACGGGCTTCACCCCGGTCGCCGCGACCTGCCACGCCGCCGCGTACGCCCCGGTCGGGTCCCGCTCGGCCTACGAGCAGGTCGACTGCGCCGAGTCGCACCGCAGCGAGACCGTGTACGTCGGTACCTACCCCGACTCGGCGGCACCCCCGGAAGCCGCCTCCGCGGCGGCGCAGCAGGCGTACCGGACGTGTGACCTGAAGACCGCGCCGTACGTGGGCGGGCCCTGGCGTACCGCCCGCCTGTGGATCGGGGTCACCCACCCGTCCGCGGCCGCGTGGACGGGCGGCGCCCGCTGGTTCCGGTGCGAGCTGGCCGAGGTCAGCTCGGTCGAGGACGGCGGCGGGGCGGTCCCGCGCGTGGGCAGCCTCAAGGGCGCGCTGGCCCAGCCCGGCTCGCCGCTGCTGCTCACCTGCTACGCGGTCAAGCTGGACGCCGCCGGCGCGATCGACTCCATGCCGGCCGCGCCCTGTACGGCCAAGCACAACGCCGAATTCGTCGGGATCTGGAACGCGGGCACCCTGCCGTACCCGAAGACCGACGCCCAGTGGGCCAAGTTCCACTCCGGCTGCCGCTCCGTCATCGCCTCGTACGCGGGCGTGCCCAACGACGCGGACCAGCAGTACCGCACCGGTGTGGTGTCCCTGCCCGGCGGCGCGGACGTGTGGGCGCTCGGCGATCACGCGGTGCGCTGCTACGCGTGGGTGGACGGTGCCACGCTCACCTCGTCGGTGAAGGGCAGGGGCAACGCGGGCCTGCCGATCTTGTACAAGTAA
- a CDS encoding Rossmann-like and DUF2520 domain-containing protein, with protein sequence MSAVPRARDRAEPLVVGVVGAGRVGAVLGAALAAAGHRVVAAAGVSTASRDRIARLLPQAAVLPADEVARAATDLLLLAVPDDALAGVVSGLRATGAQPEGQIVAHTSGAHGVAVLGATAGFALHPAMTFTGEPADLDRLPGTAYGLTAPAPLRAFAARLVTDLGGVPEWVAEEARPVYHAALAHGANHLVTLVNEAAGLLRAAGVGQPGRVLAPLLRAALDNALRMGDAALTGPVSRGDAGTVRKHLDHIPAEAAPAYLALARRTADRAIAAGRLRPQDAIALLDVLAHAASAEIGPTRAETVAAQAEADAGRVGVEAGRAEEVAP encoded by the coding sequence ATGAGCGCAGTGCCGCGCGCCCGAGACCGGGCCGAACCGCTGGTCGTCGGCGTTGTTGGCGCCGGGCGGGTGGGCGCCGTCCTGGGCGCGGCCCTGGCCGCCGCGGGCCACCGGGTGGTCGCCGCCGCCGGGGTCTCCACGGCCTCCCGCGACCGCATCGCCCGGCTGTTGCCGCAGGCCGCCGTGCTCCCCGCTGACGAGGTCGCCCGCGCCGCGACCGATCTGCTGCTGCTGGCCGTCCCCGATGACGCCCTCGCCGGGGTGGTGTCCGGGCTGCGGGCGACCGGGGCCCAGCCCGAGGGCCAGATCGTGGCGCACACCTCCGGTGCGCACGGTGTCGCCGTCCTGGGGGCGACCGCCGGGTTCGCGCTGCACCCCGCCATGACCTTCACCGGCGAGCCCGCCGACCTGGACCGGTTGCCCGGCACCGCGTACGGTCTGACCGCACCGGCGCCGCTGCGCGCGTTCGCCGCCCGGCTGGTCACGGACCTGGGCGGGGTGCCGGAGTGGGTCGCCGAGGAGGCCCGGCCGGTGTACCACGCCGCCCTGGCGCACGGCGCGAACCATCTGGTCACCCTCGTCAACGAGGCCGCCGGCCTGCTGCGCGCGGCCGGGGTCGGCCAGCCCGGCAGGGTGCTGGCGCCGCTGCTGCGCGCCGCGCTGGACAACGCGCTGCGGATGGGCGACGCGGCGCTGACCGGCCCGGTGTCGCGGGGCGACGCGGGCACCGTACGCAAGCATCTGGACCACATCCCGGCCGAGGCCGCGCCCGCCTACCTGGCGCTGGCCCGGCGCACCGCGGACCGGGCGATCGCGGCGGGCCGTCTCCGCCCGCAGGACGCGATCGCCCTGCTGGACGTCCTGGCCCACGCGGCAAGCGCGGAGATCGGACCGACCCGGGCCGAAACCGTGGCGGCACAGGCCGAGGCCGACGCGGGACGGGTCGGGGTCGAGGCGGGACGAGCAGAGGAGGTCGCACCGTGA
- a CDS encoding SAM-dependent methyltransferase: MQDALYGESGFFTSGAAGPAGHFRTSVHASPLFTSALHHLIGKVDAALRHPPRFDVVDVGAGRGELLTALHPLLAESLGSRARLTGVEAAPRPPGLDASIGWRRDVPDGIVGVLLGTEWLDNVPLDVAEADRDGRVRRVLVEPYTGAESLGGPVDAADAFWLARWWPVRSPGERAEIGWPRDVAWADAVSAVRRGCALAVDYGHVRDDRPVLGTLTGFRAGRQVPPVPDGGCDVTAHVAVDAAATATGSPYVLLRQRAALHALGVSAARPPLDQAGTDPAGYLRALSRAGAAAELTDAAGLGGHWWLLHGIGMDPPLPQR; encoded by the coding sequence ATGCAGGACGCCCTGTACGGCGAGTCCGGCTTCTTCACCAGCGGCGCCGCCGGCCCGGCCGGGCACTTCCGGACCAGCGTGCACGCCTCCCCGCTGTTCACAAGTGCGTTGCACCACCTGATCGGCAAGGTCGACGCCGCGCTGCGCCACCCGCCCCGGTTCGACGTCGTGGACGTGGGGGCCGGACGCGGTGAACTGCTCACCGCGCTGCACCCGCTGCTGGCCGAGTCGCTCGGCTCGCGGGCCCGGCTGACCGGGGTCGAGGCGGCGCCACGGCCGCCCGGCCTGGACGCCTCGATCGGGTGGCGGCGCGACGTCCCGGACGGGATCGTGGGCGTGCTGCTGGGCACGGAGTGGCTGGACAACGTTCCGCTCGACGTGGCCGAGGCCGACCGGGACGGCCGGGTACGCCGGGTCCTGGTCGAGCCGTACACCGGCGCCGAGTCGCTGGGCGGGCCCGTGGACGCTGCGGACGCGTTCTGGCTGGCCCGGTGGTGGCCGGTGCGGTCGCCCGGGGAGCGGGCCGAGATCGGCTGGCCCCGCGACGTCGCCTGGGCGGACGCCGTGTCCGCGGTCCGGCGCGGGTGCGCGCTCGCGGTCGACTACGGGCACGTCCGCGACGACCGGCCGGTGCTCGGCACCCTCACCGGTTTCCGGGCGGGACGCCAGGTGCCGCCCGTACCGGATGGCGGCTGTGACGTCACCGCGCACGTGGCCGTGGACGCGGCCGCGACCGCAACCGGCAGCCCGTACGTGTTGCTGCGGCAGCGGGCGGCGCTGCACGCCCTGGGGGTGTCCGCCGCCCGCCCGCCGCTCGACCAGGCGGGCACGGACCCGGCGGGCTACCTGCGGGCGCTGAGCCGGGCAGGCGCGGCAGCCGAACTCACCGACGCGGCCGGACTCGGCGGGCACTGGTGGCTGCTGCACGGCATCGGCATGGACCCGCCCCTCCCCCAACGGTGA